A genomic window from Oceanobacillus timonensis includes:
- the metK gene encoding methionine adenosyltransferase: MAANRRLFTSESVTEGHPDKMSDQISDAILDNILSKDPNARVACETTVTTGIVLVAGEISTSTYVDIPAIVRETVKGIGYTRAKYGFDSETCAVLTAIDEQSPDIAGGVDVALEARQGQESEEEIEAIGAGDQGLMFGYACNETDELMPLPIALAHRLSKRLADVRKQEIVGYLRPDGKTQVTVEYDENNQPLRVDTIVVSAQHHQDITNEQIEADIIKHVVEAVVPSELLDDKTKYFINPTGRFVLGGPQGDVGLTGRKIIVDTYGGYARHGGGAFSGKDATKVDRSAAYASRYVAKNIVAAGLADSCEVQLAYAIGVAQPVSISINTFGTGEVSEEKLVEAVRELFDLRPAGIILMLDLRRPIFQNTAAYGHFGRTDITFPWEKTDKVEELKALTAQ; encoded by the coding sequence ATGGCTGCAAATCGTCGTTTATTTACTTCTGAGTCAGTTACGGAAGGGCATCCGGACAAGATGTCTGACCAAATTTCAGATGCGATTCTGGACAATATTCTCTCAAAGGATCCGAATGCCAGAGTAGCATGTGAAACGACTGTTACAACAGGAATTGTTTTAGTTGCTGGAGAGATTTCTACAAGTACATATGTAGATATTCCCGCCATTGTCCGTGAAACGGTAAAGGGGATAGGCTATACACGAGCAAAATATGGTTTTGACTCAGAAACCTGTGCTGTTTTAACTGCCATCGATGAACAGTCTCCGGATATTGCCGGGGGCGTGGATGTTGCGCTGGAAGCAAGACAAGGGCAGGAGAGCGAAGAAGAAATTGAAGCAATCGGAGCTGGAGACCAGGGATTAATGTTTGGCTATGCATGCAATGAGACGGATGAACTTATGCCGTTGCCGATTGCTTTAGCTCACCGTTTATCGAAAAGATTAGCAGATGTCCGAAAACAAGAGATTGTTGGCTATCTTCGTCCGGATGGTAAAACACAGGTAACTGTTGAATATGATGAAAATAATCAGCCGCTGCGTGTAGATACGATAGTGGTTTCCGCACAGCATCATCAAGATATTACAAATGAACAAATTGAAGCGGATATTATCAAACATGTTGTAGAAGCGGTTGTACCGAGTGAATTACTGGATGATAAAACCAAATACTTTATTAATCCGACGGGACGTTTTGTCTTGGGTGGTCCACAAGGAGACGTCGGTCTGACAGGAAGAAAAATTATTGTGGACACGTATGGAGGCTATGCACGACACGGCGGCGGTGCTTTCAGCGGGAAAGATGCAACGAAAGTGGATCGTTCTGCTGCGTATGCTTCTCGTTATGTTGCCAAAAATATTGTCGCAGCAGGCCTGGCTGATTCATGTGAAGTGCAATTAGCATATGCGATTGGTGTGGCGCAACCGGTCTCTATTTCTATTAATACATTCGGTACAGGAGAGGTCAGCGAGGAAAAATTAGTCGAAGCAGTGCGGGAGTTATTTGATTTACGTCCGGCTGGAATTATCCTGATGCTTGATTTAAGAAGACCTATTTTCCAAAATACAGCTGCTTACGGTCATTTTGGACGCACGGATATTACATTTCCATGGGAAAAAACAGATAAAGTGGAAGAACTAAAAGCACTAACTGCACAATAA
- the pckA gene encoding phosphoenolpyruvate carboxykinase (ATP), with the protein MKILRRSLLEEFTSTNIYSNYSVGQLIEKIIHRDEAQLTSTGAVRATTGKYTGRSPKDKFIVKDALSADKVDWGNVNQPIEENVFNQLLDKVIAYLDTKEEIFHLQAYAGADEKYKLPIQVINEYAWHNLFARQLFIPAEKEMEPLHEADFTVISAPGFKADPEVDGTNSEAFVFISFEQRIVLIGGTEYAGEIKKSIFSITNFLLPEQNVLSMHCSSNVGEEGDVALFFGLSGTGKTTLSADVDRQLIGDDEHGWSEDGVFNIEGGCYAKCINLSAEKEPQIFDAIRYGSVLENVALNEDTRVPDYDDTSLTENTRAAYPLANIDNSLEPSVAGHPNTIIFLTADASGTLPPISKLSKEQAMYHFLSGYTSKLAGTERGVTQPVATFSACFGSPFLPLNPSVYAEMLGEKIDTFDVNVFLINTGWTGGAYGVGSRMKLSYTRAMVHSALIGELNDVETTTDDIFGLAIPTSIPGVPDEVLVPKNAWGDKESYESEAKKLAGKFHMNFEKFTEASEAIRQAGPVYRPE; encoded by the coding sequence ATGAAAATATTGCGGAGAAGTCTTTTGGAGGAGTTCACTTCAACAAATATTTACAGCAACTATTCTGTTGGCCAGCTTATCGAAAAAATTATCCATCGGGATGAAGCACAATTAACATCAACCGGCGCTGTCCGTGCTACTACCGGTAAATACACAGGCCGTTCACCGAAGGATAAGTTTATTGTAAAAGATGCTTTATCAGCAGATAAGGTAGATTGGGGAAATGTTAACCAGCCCATTGAAGAAAACGTATTCAACCAGCTGCTTGACAAAGTAATTGCCTATTTAGATACCAAAGAAGAGATTTTTCATCTTCAAGCCTACGCTGGCGCAGATGAAAAATATAAGCTGCCTATTCAAGTTATTAACGAGTATGCTTGGCATAATTTATTTGCAAGACAATTATTTATTCCGGCTGAAAAAGAAATGGAACCATTACACGAAGCAGATTTTACGGTTATCTCTGCTCCCGGTTTTAAAGCAGACCCAGAAGTGGACGGCACAAATTCAGAAGCATTTGTTTTCATTTCTTTTGAACAACGCATTGTGCTTATTGGAGGTACGGAGTATGCTGGAGAGATTAAAAAATCCATCTTCTCTATAACCAACTTCCTGCTCCCGGAACAGAATGTCCTGTCCATGCATTGTTCTTCCAATGTTGGAGAAGAAGGCGATGTCGCTTTATTCTTCGGTTTATCCGGAACTGGGAAAACGACACTATCAGCAGATGTGGATAGACAATTAATCGGGGATGATGAGCATGGCTGGAGCGAAGATGGCGTATTCAATATTGAGGGCGGCTGTTATGCGAAATGCATCAACTTATCTGCCGAAAAAGAGCCGCAAATTTTTGACGCTATCCGTTATGGATCTGTTCTAGAAAATGTGGCATTGAATGAAGATACACGCGTACCGGATTATGACGATACGTCGTTAACAGAAAATACACGCGCTGCTTATCCATTAGCAAATATCGATAACAGCTTAGAACCAAGTGTAGCCGGTCATCCAAACACGATTATCTTTTTGACAGCGGATGCTTCCGGTACATTGCCGCCAATCAGTAAATTGTCAAAAGAGCAGGCCATGTATCACTTTTTAAGCGGATACACAAGTAAACTGGCTGGTACAGAACGTGGTGTAACACAGCCTGTCGCAACATTTTCAGCGTGCTTTGGTTCTCCTTTCTTACCGTTAAATCCGTCAGTATACGCAGAAATGCTTGGTGAAAAAATTGATACATTTGATGTGAATGTATTTCTTATTAACACAGGCTGGACTGGCGGCGCCTATGGGGTCGGAAGCAGAATGAAACTTTCTTATACCCGTGCAATGGTTCACTCCGCTTTGATCGGTGAATTGAATGATGTGGAAACAACGACGGATGACATTTTCGGATTGGCAATCCCTACATCCATCCCCGGCGTTCCTGATGAAGTGCTCGTCCCGAAAAATGCTTGGGGCGATAAAGAAAGCTATGAATCAGAAGCTAAAAAATTAGCCGGTAAATTCCATATGAATTTTGAGAAATTCACGGAAGCCAGTGAAGCCATTCGCCAAGCTGGACCAGTGTACCGTCCGGAATAA
- a CDS encoding ABC transporter substrate-binding protein: protein MRKLSCVILLISSLLLISACGQNKVTQIDLAEVTRSIFYAPQYVALEKGFFEEEGLEVNLQTTWGGDTTMTTLLSDSADIALVGSETSIYVYAQDSRDYAVNFAQLTQTDGTFLVAKETDEDFEWNDLRDSEFLGQRVGGMPQMVGEYVLKQHDIDPHQDLNLVQNIDFANIPGAFASGDYQYVQLFEPTASIFEANGQGEIVASFGEESGKVPYTVFMAKQSFLDEEEETVAAFTRAIYKAQQWVEETDSLEIAKVVEPYFEDTDVEMLANAIDRYKQQGSFATSPVLEEEAWENLKDIMDEAGELPGDAPYEELVNTEYAEQIIGE, encoded by the coding sequence ATGAGAAAGCTTTCCTGTGTCATTTTACTCATTAGTTCACTGCTTCTCATCAGTGCCTGTGGTCAAAATAAAGTGACTCAAATAGATCTTGCAGAAGTCACTCGTTCTATTTTTTACGCACCGCAATATGTTGCTTTAGAAAAAGGTTTCTTTGAAGAAGAAGGGCTCGAAGTGAATTTACAGACCACATGGGGTGGAGATACGACCATGACCACACTGTTATCCGACAGCGCAGATATCGCCCTGGTCGGTTCCGAAACGTCCATCTATGTTTATGCCCAGGACTCCCGGGATTACGCTGTCAATTTTGCACAGTTAACGCAAACGGACGGTACCTTTTTAGTAGCCAAAGAAACGGATGAAGACTTTGAATGGAATGATTTACGTGATAGTGAATTTCTCGGTCAGCGTGTTGGCGGGATGCCGCAGATGGTCGGGGAATATGTGCTAAAACAGCATGATATTGATCCGCATCAAGATTTAAATCTCGTTCAGAATATTGATTTTGCGAACATACCAGGTGCTTTTGCCAGCGGGGATTATCAATATGTCCAGCTATTTGAACCGACAGCCAGCATTTTTGAAGCAAATGGCCAAGGAGAGATTGTTGCCTCTTTCGGAGAAGAATCCGGCAAAGTACCATACACGGTCTTCATGGCAAAGCAAAGTTTCCTCGATGAAGAAGAAGAAACGGTTGCAGCATTTACCAGAGCTATTTATAAAGCACAGCAATGGGTAGAGGAAACAGATTCCTTAGAAATTGCTAAAGTCGTAGAACCGTATTTTGAAGATACAGATGTCGAAATGCTTGCCAATGCGATTGACCGCTATAAACAGCAAGGATCCTTTGCAACCTCCCCAGTACTGGAAGAAGAAGCATGGGAAAATCTAAAAGATATTATGGATGAAGCCGGCGAACTCCCTGGAGATGCCCCTTATGAAGAATTGGTCAATACCGAATACGCTGAGCAGATTATCGGGGAATAA
- a CDS encoding ABC transporter ATP-binding protein — protein MSYLTLDGVSHYYFSKKQYTEALHHISFSVQKNEFVSLLGPSGCGKSTLLSLISGMLQPAEGNILIKGEKMEISEVEIGYMLQQDYLFPWKSIIDNVLIGPKVRKKQAANIKQHAIALLEEVGLENVADKYPGELSGGMRQRAALIRTLITEPEILLLDEPFSALDFQTKLKLEVLVSDLLKAYQKTAVLVTHDIGEAISMSDRIILMSSHPGAIQKIYDVPVELRDESPFLARKHPKYSRLFDKIWADLDQEKHSMIPQEEDAYERS, from the coding sequence ATGTCTTATCTTACGTTAGACGGCGTATCGCATTATTACTTTTCCAAGAAGCAGTATACGGAAGCATTACACCATATTTCTTTCTCTGTACAAAAAAATGAATTTGTTTCTTTACTTGGACCAAGCGGCTGCGGAAAATCAACGTTGCTTTCGCTTATCTCCGGAATGCTTCAGCCGGCAGAAGGTAATATTCTAATAAAAGGAGAAAAAATGGAGATCAGTGAGGTAGAAATCGGTTATATGCTGCAGCAGGATTATCTATTCCCTTGGAAAAGCATTATTGATAATGTACTGATTGGACCGAAAGTCAGGAAAAAGCAAGCAGCGAACATCAAGCAGCACGCTATTGCATTGCTGGAAGAGGTTGGTTTAGAGAATGTTGCTGATAAGTATCCAGGGGAATTATCGGGTGGAATGCGGCAGCGTGCAGCATTAATCAGAACACTCATTACCGAGCCGGAAATTCTTTTATTGGATGAACCATTTTCCGCCTTGGATTTTCAGACAAAATTAAAATTGGAGGTATTAGTATCTGATTTACTGAAAGCTTATCAAAAAACAGCAGTACTGGTAACGCATGATATTGGAGAAGCCATCTCGATGAGTGACCGGATTATTCTGATGTCCTCTCATCCAGGTGCTATCCAAAAGATTTATGATGTGCCTGTAGAATTACGCGATGAATCACCTTTTCTTGCAAGAAAGCATCCAAAATACAGTCGTCTCTTTGATAAAATCTGGGCAGACTTGGATCAGGAAAAACACAGCATGATCCCTCAAGAGGAGGATGCTTATGAACGGTCCTAA
- a CDS encoding ABC transporter permease: protein MNGPKLFAIYQQKLKREAKIVLTWQLSILILFFTLWEVASRFYWIDPLLFSSPSRVFASIWSRILEGSLLGHIQITLFETILGFLIGTIAGIIIASLLWSFHRFAKVMDPYLVVFNAMPKVALGPILIVALGPGYLSIIAMGFIISVIVTTLVVFASFNEVDQNYLKVLQSFDASKWQCFKEAVFPASLPAIISTLKVNVGLSWVGVIVGEYLVSKQGLGYLIIYGFQVFDFTLVMSSLVIIAILAAIMYKTVEKIEKMLIRK, encoded by the coding sequence ATGAACGGTCCTAAGTTATTTGCCATCTATCAGCAAAAATTAAAAAGAGAAGCAAAGATCGTTCTGACCTGGCAGTTATCTATTCTGATTCTGTTTTTTACACTGTGGGAGGTTGCAAGCAGATTTTATTGGATAGACCCGCTGCTGTTCAGTTCTCCCAGCCGTGTCTTCGCGTCTATATGGAGCAGAATTCTGGAAGGCTCCTTACTCGGTCATATCCAAATTACGCTGTTTGAAACCATCCTTGGCTTTTTGATTGGCACCATCGCCGGGATTATCATCGCTTCCTTACTCTGGAGCTTCCATCGTTTTGCAAAAGTCATGGACCCTTATCTCGTGGTTTTTAATGCCATGCCCAAAGTGGCTCTCGGACCTATACTTATCGTAGCTCTCGGGCCCGGTTATTTATCGATTATTGCGATGGGTTTTATTATCTCTGTGATTGTGACAACGCTTGTTGTATTTGCATCCTTTAACGAAGTCGACCAGAATTATTTAAAAGTACTGCAAAGTTTCGATGCATCCAAGTGGCAATGCTTTAAAGAAGCTGTCTTTCCAGCCTCGTTACCAGCGATTATTTCCACTTTAAAGGTGAATGTCGGGCTTTCCTGGGTAGGCGTTATTGTCGGAGAATATTTAGTTTCCAAGCAAGGGTTGGGTTATTTAATTATTTACGGCTTCCAAGTATTTGATTTCACACTTGTGATGTCGAGTCTGGTAATCATTGCTATCTTGGCAGCGATTATGTATAAAACGGTAGAAAAAATTGAAAAGATGTTAATACGTAAATAG
- the ytkD gene encoding RNA deprotection pyrophosphohydrolase: MNVFKDYYNNTVQLSFLDHPFSKNPKHVWVICRYKDKWLLTDHKERGIEFPGGKVETGETADQAAVREVMEETGATVKKLHYIGQYKVDGRYETVIKNVYFAEIEELIPQPTYYETNGPVLLKKIPGNIKRKTDFSFIMKDAVLESCLLRIKKSYV, translated from the coding sequence GTGAACGTTTTTAAAGATTATTATAATAATACCGTACAATTATCTTTTTTAGATCATCCATTTTCAAAAAATCCGAAGCACGTATGGGTTATCTGCAGATATAAAGATAAGTGGCTGTTAACGGATCATAAGGAAAGAGGAATCGAGTTTCCTGGCGGGAAGGTAGAAACAGGAGAAACAGCAGATCAGGCTGCAGTCCGGGAAGTCATGGAGGAAACCGGGGCAACGGTGAAAAAGCTTCATTATATTGGCCAATATAAAGTGGACGGGCGTTATGAAACAGTGATTAAAAATGTCTACTTTGCTGAAATCGAAGAACTTATTCCCCAGCCTACTTACTATGAAACGAACGGTCCGGTACTCCTGAAAAAAATACCGGGGAATATAAAACGAAAAACAGATTTCAGTTTTATTATGAAGGATGCCGTATTGGAATCGTGCTTGCTCCGGATAAAAAAATCATATGTATGA
- a CDS encoding hydrolase has product MILDKQKYFISVGQGEISRIPYQGNDDFVIYATAEEILMLRRKFEGLHEASFDSYKRTHIPFVPYHLDTANDVYDDTMAGVYQTLYDLGDENTKDHIRTMGILGEE; this is encoded by the coding sequence ATGATATTGGATAAACAAAAATATTTTATCAGTGTCGGACAAGGGGAGATTTCCCGGATTCCGTATCAAGGGAATGACGATTTTGTAATTTACGCAACTGCCGAAGAGATATTAATGCTGCGCAGAAAATTTGAAGGATTGCATGAAGCCAGTTTTGACAGTTATAAGCGTACTCATATTCCTTTTGTGCCGTATCATCTGGATACTGCCAACGACGTATATGATGATACGATGGCCGGTGTATATCAAACATTATATGATTTGGGTGATGAAAATACGAAAGACCATATCCGGACAATGGGAATATTAGGGGAAGAATAA
- a CDS encoding mechanosensitive ion channel — MENFMNDYFSASFWTGVQNVIIALVVLLIVWLIAKWISNMVAKALKNTKWDDKLFNRFRLKEEPVQSDKIISKAVYYILLLVGFILFFNILNMSMIANPLSDLISTFLNFIPAVIKAALILLLAWIIATIAQWLIVEGSKKLRIQRLFSKAGIADSEEGIRKTIESAGKFAFYLILLLFIPGILQALNIQGVAEPFSGLLSTILNFIPKLAAAVLIFAVGWFVGKIVRSIVTNLLEAAGTEKWIQKLKLSNVFEGTSFAKFVGNIVFILILIPITISALEQLELAGITEPAVGMLHNVVQMIPNILIAIGLILVGIWLGKLIGEFTGDYLGKLGFNRFVSTISNNKMLDQSKWTPSYIAGYIVQILIVFFLTVQALYIIQLDFLVGIATAITAYLPNVLAAVLILGVALLLASMVQKVLLHLLNGPASAALAGFAKYSILILAAFMAVSQLGIASTIVNSAFILLLAALALAFGLAFGLGGKDFAGKYLQKFDKTIDNTSINQEQQSQDDNDYQE, encoded by the coding sequence ATGGAAAACTTTATGAATGATTATTTTTCAGCTAGTTTTTGGACAGGGGTTCAAAATGTCATTATAGCTCTTGTTGTCCTTCTTATCGTTTGGCTTATCGCAAAATGGATCAGTAATATGGTAGCTAAAGCATTAAAAAATACAAAATGGGACGATAAATTATTTAATCGGTTCCGATTAAAAGAAGAACCGGTTCAATCGGATAAGATTATCTCCAAAGCAGTTTATTACATATTGCTGCTTGTAGGTTTCATCTTATTCTTTAATATCCTTAACATGTCGATGATTGCGAATCCTTTATCGGATTTGATCTCTACATTCTTAAATTTTATCCCGGCAGTCATTAAGGCAGCTTTAATTTTATTACTGGCTTGGATTATTGCGACCATTGCGCAATGGCTGATTGTAGAAGGAAGTAAGAAATTACGCATTCAGCGCCTGTTTTCCAAGGCAGGCATTGCGGATTCCGAAGAAGGGATTCGTAAAACAATTGAATCAGCAGGTAAATTCGCTTTTTACCTTATCTTGCTGTTATTTATTCCTGGAATCCTGCAGGCTTTAAATATCCAAGGGGTTGCCGAACCATTCAGCGGTTTGCTGTCGACGATATTGAACTTTATTCCTAAACTTGCTGCTGCTGTACTTATTTTTGCAGTAGGCTGGTTTGTCGGCAAAATTGTCCGTAGTATCGTAACGAATTTATTAGAAGCAGCAGGAACAGAAAAATGGATTCAGAAATTAAAATTATCCAATGTGTTTGAAGGGACATCTTTTGCAAAATTTGTCGGAAACATTGTATTTATCCTTATTCTGATTCCGATTACGATCTCTGCTCTGGAACAATTGGAGCTGGCAGGAATTACAGAACCGGCAGTCGGCATGTTGCACAATGTCGTGCAAATGATTCCGAATATCTTGATTGCTATCGGTTTAATCCTGGTTGGAATCTGGTTAGGTAAGCTGATTGGCGAATTTACAGGAGATTATCTTGGTAAATTAGGATTCAATCGTTTTGTATCTACCATCAGCAACAATAAAATGCTTGATCAATCAAAATGGACACCGTCTTATATTGCCGGATATATTGTACAGATTTTAATTGTGTTTTTCTTAACCGTACAAGCGCTGTATATTATCCAGCTGGATTTCCTTGTAGGTATTGCTACGGCAATTACTGCGTATCTGCCGAATGTGTTGGCAGCTGTGCTGATTTTAGGTGTTGCCCTGCTACTTGCTTCGATGGTGCAAAAAGTACTGTTGCATTTGTTAAACGGGCCTGCTTCAGCTGCACTTGCAGGTTTTGCAAAGTATAGTATTTTAATTCTTGCAGCCTTTATGGCCGTATCGCAGTTAGGTATTGCTTCCACCATTGTGAACAGCGCATTTATCCTGCTACTGGCAGCATTGGCATTAGCGTTTGGCCTTGCATTTGGTTTGGGAGGAAAAGATTTTGCAGGAAAATACTTGCAGAAATTTGATAAAACAATTGATAATACGTCCATTAATCAGGAACAGCAATCACAAGATGATAACGATTATCAAGAATAA
- a CDS encoding o-succinylbenzoate--CoA ligase, giving the protein MCTVIPHWLDKQADLSPNDIAVELKDGTTVTFSRLAEKSREKARKLAAADVKKGDHVAILSGNSIEMMETIHACSYLGAVVVLLNMRLTAFEMEQQMQDAEVMLLITETETRELSTCRQLTFEQLQELEISREVQLIEEMDLSQVFTMMYTSGTSGFPKAVQHTYGNHWWSATSSSLNFGQHHDDKWLIPLPLFHVSGLSTMLKGIIYGMPIYLLEKFEVEEVHHAMMHKQVTMASVVTVMLQRLVNYLGDASYPEAFRCMLLGGGPAPETLLQQTKEKQIPVFQSYGMTETASQIVTLSPKDALRKVGSAGKPLFPAQLTIRGKQAGEVGEILVKGPMVTTGYFNRPKANEQTFSNGWLATGDMGYLDEEGFLYVVDRRSDLIISGGENVYPSEIENVLLQMEGILEAGVTGKKDPEWGEVPVAFVVADDSLTTDAMLSFLRDRLARYKQPKEIYITDELPRNAANKLVRHALKKYV; this is encoded by the coding sequence ATGTGTACAGTAATTCCCCATTGGCTTGATAAACAAGCTGATTTATCGCCGAATGACATCGCGGTGGAGTTAAAAGATGGAACAACGGTCACCTTTAGCCGGCTGGCTGAAAAAAGCAGAGAAAAAGCAAGAAAGCTTGCTGCTGCTGATGTGAAAAAAGGAGATCATGTTGCGATTCTTTCAGGCAACAGTATAGAAATGATGGAGACTATCCATGCATGCAGTTACCTGGGAGCTGTCGTTGTGCTGTTGAACATGCGCTTAACTGCCTTTGAAATGGAGCAGCAGATGCAGGATGCAGAAGTGATGCTTCTTATTACAGAAACAGAAACAAGGGAACTGAGCACTTGCAGGCAGTTGACGTTTGAACAGCTGCAGGAATTGGAAATTTCCCGGGAGGTCCAACTTATAGAAGAAATGGACCTGTCCCAGGTATTTACGATGATGTATACATCCGGCACATCCGGTTTTCCGAAAGCAGTTCAGCATACGTATGGAAATCACTGGTGGAGTGCAACAAGTTCCAGTTTAAATTTCGGGCAGCATCATGATGATAAATGGCTGATTCCTTTGCCACTGTTTCATGTGAGCGGTTTGTCTACCATGTTAAAAGGTATCATATACGGCATGCCGATTTATTTACTGGAAAAATTCGAGGTAGAAGAGGTGCATCATGCGATGATGCATAAGCAAGTAACCATGGCCTCGGTCGTAACAGTGATGTTGCAGCGTCTTGTAAATTATCTCGGAGATGCAAGTTATCCGGAAGCTTTCCGCTGCATGCTGCTTGGGGGAGGACCTGCTCCGGAAACGTTATTGCAGCAAACGAAAGAAAAACAAATCCCGGTGTTTCAATCCTATGGCATGACGGAAACAGCTTCCCAAATTGTTACTTTAAGCCCAAAAGATGCACTCCGTAAAGTTGGCTCAGCAGGAAAACCGCTTTTTCCGGCGCAATTAACCATACGCGGAAAACAGGCGGGCGAAGTGGGAGAGATTCTTGTCAAAGGTCCAATGGTAACAACGGGCTATTTTAACCGGCCCAAGGCGAATGAACAAACATTTTCAAATGGCTGGCTGGCAACTGGAGATATGGGGTACCTTGATGAGGAAGGTTTTTTATATGTGGTTGACCGCCGCAGTGATCTGATTATTTCCGGCGGTGAAAATGTGTACCCATCTGAAATTGAAAATGTCCTGCTGCAGATGGAAGGAATCCTTGAAGCGGGAGTAACCGGTAAAAAAGACCCGGAATGGGGAGAAGTGCCGGTTGCATTTGTAGTCGCGGATGATAGTCTAACCACGGATGCCATGCTTTCCTTTTTAAGAGACAGACTGGCACGATATAAACAGCCGAAGGAAATCTATATAACAGACGAATTGCCGAGGAATGCAGCGAATAAATTAGTCCGGCATGCGTTAAAGAAGTACGTTTAA
- the menB gene encoding 1,4-dihydroxy-2-naphthoyl-CoA synthase, with protein MTVEWKKVKNFEEIIYEKYNGIAKVTINRPEKRNAFTPNTVNEMIAAFTDARDDSSIGVIVLAGEGEKAFCSGGDQSVRGHGGYVGGDEVPRLNVLDLQRLIRTIPKPVIAMVSGYAIGGGHVLHVVCDLTIAADNAIFGQTGPKVGSFDAGYGAGYLARMVGHKRAREIWYLCRQYNAEEAYDMGLVNTVVPLDKLEEETLQWCEEILEKSPMALRFLKASFNADTDGLAGLQQLGGDATLLYYTTDEAKEGRDAFKEKRKPNFKQFPRFP; from the coding sequence ATGACAGTAGAATGGAAAAAAGTAAAGAACTTTGAAGAAATTATCTATGAAAAATATAACGGTATTGCAAAAGTAACGATTAATCGTCCGGAAAAACGGAATGCTTTTACGCCAAATACCGTAAATGAAATGATTGCTGCTTTTACGGATGCACGGGACGATTCGTCTATCGGTGTCATCGTGTTGGCAGGAGAAGGAGAGAAAGCATTTTGTTCCGGCGGAGATCAGTCCGTCCGCGGTCACGGCGGTTATGTCGGCGGCGATGAAGTTCCACGTTTGAATGTTCTTGATCTCCAGCGTCTAATCCGTACGATTCCAAAACCAGTGATTGCCATGGTATCCGGATACGCTATCGGCGGCGGACACGTCCTTCATGTTGTTTGTGATTTAACAATTGCAGCAGATAATGCGATTTTCGGGCAAACCGGACCAAAAGTGGGCAGCTTTGATGCTGGCTACGGTGCTGGCTATTTAGCTCGTATGGTAGGGCATAAACGTGCTCGTGAAATTTGGTATTTATGCCGTCAGTATAATGCTGAAGAAGCGTATGACATGGGCTTGGTAAATACGGTAGTGCCTTTAGATAAATTAGAAGAAGAAACATTGCAATGGTGCGAAGAAATCTTAGAAAAATCACCGATGGCTTTACGTTTCTTGAAAGCATCTTTCAATGCAGATACCGATGGCTTAGCCGGTCTGCAACAGCTTGGCGGAGATGCGACACTGCTTTATTATACAACCGATGAAGCAAAAGAAGGCAGAGATGCCTTTAAAGAAAAAAGAAAACCGAACTTCAAACAGTTCCCAAGATTCCCTTAA